In one Brassica oleracea var. oleracea cultivar TO1000 chromosome C9, BOL, whole genome shotgun sequence genomic region, the following are encoded:
- the LOC106314480 gene encoding aspartic proteinase nepenthesin-1 encodes MTTRVNVLFSFLFITIFLNIFNINQARQHKNPSSSSSSSSSSSSSSSPSSFLVLALTKSSVSLPTPKSETQERIKKPLESSIGAVMEPLREVRDGYLITLNIGTPPQSVQVYMDTGSDLTWVPCGNLSFDCIDCYDFKNNNLKSSSTFSPLHSSSSFRASCASSYCVEIHSSDNAFDPCAIAGCSVGMLLKSTCLRPCPTFAYTYGEGGLVSGILTRDILKAQTRDVPRFSFGCVASTYHEPIGIAGFGRGLLSLPSQLGFVQKGFSHCFLPFKFVNNPNISSPLILGDSLLSGNLTNSLQFTPMLNTPMYPNSYYIGLESITIGTNVTATQVPLTLKQFDSQGNGGMLIDSGTTYTHLPDPLYSQILTSLQSTITYPRATETESRIGFDLCYKVPCPNNNLTSLENDATMMFPSITFHFLNNAALILPQGNSFYAMSAPSDGSVVKCLLFRNMEDGDYGPAGVFGSFQQQNVKVVYDLEKERIGFQVMDCVTEAVSHGLSKVREQQQKSSIF; translated from the coding sequence ATGACAACCAGAGTCAATGTCTTGTTTAGCTTCCTATTTATAACGATATTTCTCAATATTTTCAACATAAACCAAGCAAGACAACATAAAAACCCTAGTTCTTCTTCATCATCATCATCATCATCATCATCATCATCATCACCATCTTCCTTTCTTGTTCTTGCCTTGACCAAATCAAGTGTTTCTCTTCCCACACCAAAGTCTGAAACCCAAGAAAGGATCAAGAAGCCTTTAGAATCATCAATAGGTGCTGTAATGGAGCCGTTGAGAGAAGTGAGAGATGGTTATTTGATAACCTTAAACATCGGAACACCTCCACAATCAGTCCAAGTGTACATGGACACAGGAAGTGATCTCACTTGGGTCCCATGTGGGAATCTAAGTTTTGATTGCATAGATTGTTACGATTTCAAGAACAACAATCTAAAATCATCGTCAACCTTCTCTCCTCTTCACTCATCCTCATCTTTTAGAGCCTCTTGTGCTAGTTCTTATTGCGTTGAGATTCATAGTTCAGACAATGCTTTTGACCCTTGTGCAATAGCTGGCTGCTCTGTGGGTATGCTTCTCAAGTCCACTTGCTTAAGGCCGTGTCCCACCTTTGCTTATACGTATGGTGAAGGTGGTCTTGTCTCTGGGATACTAACCAGAGATATATTGAAGGCTCAAACCAGGGACGTCCCAAGATTTTCCTTTGGGTGCGTTGCATCAACTTACCACGAACCTATAGGCATTGCCGGATTTGGAAGAGGTTTGCTTTCTCTCCCATCGCAGTTAGGGTTTGTTCAAAAGGGATTTTCTCATTGTTTCTTGCCTTTCAAGTTTGTCAACAACCCTAATATCTCAAGCCCTTTGATCTTAGGAGACTCTCTTTTATCCGGCAATCTCACAAACTCTTTGCAGTTTACCCCCATGTTGAATACTCCAATGTACCCTAACAGCTACTACATCGGCTTAGAGTCCATTACAATAGGTACAAATGTCACCGCTACACAAGTTCCCTTAACGTTGAAACAGTTTGATTCACAAGGAAATGGAGGAATGTTGATCGATTCGGGTACAACTTACACACATTTACCCGATCCCTTGTACTCACAAATTCTCACAAGTCTCCAGTCAACGATCACATATCCTAGAGCAACGGAAACAGAATCAAGAATAGGCTTTGATCTATGCTACAAAGTGCCATGTCCTAATAACAATCTCACTAGTCTCGAAAACGATGCAACGATGATGTTTCCTTCGATCACGTTCCATTTCTTGAACAATGCAGCCTTAATTCTTCCACAAGGCAACTCGTTTTACGCAATGAGCGCACCTAGCGACGGTTCGGTTGTGAAATGCTTGTTGTTTCGGAACATGGAAGATGGAGACTACGGTCCGGCCGGGGTTTTTGGGAGCTTTCAACAGCAGAATGTGAAGGTTGTTTATGATTTGGAGAAAGAAAGAATAGGGTTTCAAGTTATGGATTGTGTCACAGAAGCTGTTTCACATGGACTTTCCAAGGTTCGTGAACAACAACAAAAATCATCAATCTTTTGA